From the Halorhabdus utahensis DSM 12940 genome, one window contains:
- the hmgB gene encoding hydroxymethylglutaryl-CoA synthase, which translates to MTTVGIDAVEIRTGNLKLDLAETFAPAKDEDPAKYTKGLGLHSSSFPDVYEDIVTMGANAGKRLMDRKGLEPDDIGRIDVATESAFDHSKPASTYIAGCLEDVYEGDFHHANKGERKFACVAGTQAIDDAVNWIGSGKNRGRAALVIATDTALYARGDSGEATQGAGAVAMLIDEDPSLVSVDPVQGFGSADETDFLKPNQQFPSVDGKRSMQVYLARMREALTDVERQRDLHPDDFAVVPFHIPFPGMVRKGAALGYRHISRGTDVEEELAEEIGMQPRREDFEDDEAFRDALTEYTDSLTETDRYREWYDRTVEPTLGISRHVGNWYTGSVHLARASALKEARESGRDLDDEEMLVCSYGSGAQAEIHIETVQPGWEDEIAALNVDEQLRDRYDITFAEYEQIHEVHNYDETTDIDAFTTPEAEFVFDGWGRMGERKYTYVE; encoded by the coding sequence ATGACTACAGTGGGCATCGACGCTGTCGAGATCCGCACTGGGAATCTCAAACTCGACCTGGCGGAGACGTTCGCCCCCGCCAAGGACGAAGACCCGGCGAAATATACCAAAGGCCTCGGCTTGCATTCGAGTTCGTTCCCGGACGTCTACGAGGACATCGTCACGATGGGCGCGAACGCGGGCAAGCGTCTGATGGATCGAAAGGGGCTCGAACCTGACGATATCGGCCGGATCGACGTGGCGACCGAGAGCGCGTTCGATCACTCCAAGCCGGCTTCGACGTATATCGCCGGGTGTCTCGAAGACGTCTACGAGGGGGACTTCCATCACGCGAACAAGGGTGAACGGAAGTTCGCCTGCGTCGCCGGCACCCAGGCGATCGACGACGCGGTCAACTGGATCGGTTCCGGGAAGAACCGCGGGCGAGCGGCACTCGTGATCGCCACCGACACTGCGCTCTATGCACGGGGAGATTCCGGCGAGGCGACACAGGGTGCTGGCGCGGTCGCCATGCTGATCGACGAGGATCCGAGTCTCGTCTCGGTCGATCCCGTCCAGGGCTTTGGCAGCGCCGACGAGACGGACTTCCTCAAACCCAACCAGCAGTTCCCGAGCGTCGACGGCAAGCGCTCGATGCAGGTCTACCTCGCGCGGATGCGCGAAGCACTGACGGACGTCGAACGCCAGCGTGATCTCCACCCGGATGACTTCGCCGTCGTGCCGTTCCACATCCCCTTCCCCGGGATGGTCCGGAAGGGTGCGGCACTCGGCTATCGCCACATCTCTCGCGGGACGGACGTCGAGGAGGAGCTCGCCGAGGAGATCGGAATGCAGCCACGGCGGGAGGACTTCGAGGACGACGAGGCCTTCCGTGACGCGCTGACGGAGTACACGGATAGCCTGACCGAGACCGATCGCTATCGCGAGTGGTACGACCGCACGGTCGAGCCAACGCTTGGTATCTCCCGGCACGTCGGCAACTGGTACACCGGCTCGGTCCACCTGGCGCGGGCATCGGCACTCAAAGAAGCCAGAGAGAGCGGCCGTGATCTCGACGACGAAGAGATGCTGGTCTGTTCGTACGGCAGCGGTGCGCAGGCCGAGATCCACATCGAGACCGTCCAGCCCGGCTGGGAGGACGAGATCGCCGCGCTCAACGTCGACGAACAGCTCCGGGATCGCTACGATATCACTTTCGCCGAATACGAGCAGATCCACGAGGTTCACAACTACGACGAGACCACCGACATCGACGCGTTCACCACGCCCGAAGCGGAGTTCGTCTTCGACGGCTGGGGGCGCATGGGCGAGCGCAAGTACACCTACGTCGAATAG